AGTACACTGATACTTGTTTTTTGTGCTATAATTTTATTcgtatttatatttaatatcGTTTAAtgctaaaaataaagcttGCTGTTCTACACCAAATCGTATGAATAGGAATGTTGTAAACACGTACAATATAAATTGTAATTTACTTGACAATTGTAAACTGTTTCGAACTTTACTAAAgctttttgcaaaatcaGATGTTTAATTATCTAGTAATTTAAGATTGAGACTGCAATGTTAAACGTTTCTTTTAAACTATTTAGATTTTCATAGTTACAATATCAAGGCTCTATCTTACATCACAATTGTCTGTAGTGTCCAAAAGCTAGTCACTACTACATTCaactattgaaaataaaaaattgagttAACAAAAACAGCTTTTTATCCAACTAGTTATTTTGATGTACGTTATAAAAAACTGTTAGGTTTCGGTGTTTACGAAAAAAGCAGTCACTTTTGGCTGTATGGATACACCCAAAAATTTCGCTGCCACCGTTACACTCAAAAGTCACCAAAACCCATAGTAACAAGATGGTGAAGATTTTGAAGCCAGGAAAGGTATGTTTGCGAGGTTTTAAACCTTTAGATTAATAAATTGTGGATTAACTTGGCTAACGAAACGTTCAGGTTGCTTTAGTCACTCGCGGTCGTTTTGCCGGTAAGAAGGTCGTTATCCTTCAAAATGTTGACCAAGGATCTAAAAGCCATCCTTTTGGTCACGCCGTTGTCGCTGGTGTCGAGCGCTACCCCTTGAAGGTCACCAAATCTATGGGTGCTAAGCGCATTGCCAAGCGTTCTAGAGTGAAGCCTTTCATCAAGGTCATCAACTATAACCACTTGATGCCTACCCGTTATGCTCTCGAACTTGACAATTTGAAGGGACTTGTCACTCCTACTACTTTCAGCGAGCCTTCTCAACGCTCTGCTGCAAAGAAGACTGTCAAGAATACTTTTGAGGAGAAGTACCAAACCGGAAAATCTGCCTGGTTTTTTACTCCCTTGCGCTTCTAAACATCGGGAACAGGTTTTTGTATGCTAATTTATCCTTGCATTAGGCCGTGCGGTTCAAATCTTGTTGCTATGAATacacttttaaaaaaggattcGTAAACTAATGTTATCggtatatatttttgtatatttacAAAGTGCATGTGCCTGTAATTTGAGCTCAAGTAATGCGGATGTTTATCCGTTTTTTGTAGAGCAAGTGGCATTTCCGAGTagtaatttttgataagGTCTGTTAACCTTGCTTTAACTGGGCACAGATGTTGCGGAATGCGATGTGATATTGTAATACAAAAGCAGAATATAAATGAGTATGTAGCATTGCTGAAGATTAAATGCAATGAGAGACATGATTGTCCGATCGGATTTGCTGACGTGGAAGATGCAAACGTTGCTCACGAAATATGTAAACGGAATCATTGgaataaacattttataCGCTAGaggagtaaaaaaaaacattacaAAATCACATATGATAAATATTTCTAGCAAACCATTAATCCTTAACTTATGCAAACATACCTTAGCTTACAGTATCCTTATTCTCACAATCTCCTACTACCACTTAACAATAGCTTGCACGCTTCtagctttttcaaagataAATAAGCTTAATTATCCAAAGCTGAAGTTCTTCCTTATGAAAATTGAAGTTCAATAACTTATAACATGGGAGTAAATGATAATTAACAATTGTTGCCATGTATTCTCAGCATGAACTTCGTAATAAAGTCAGCCTAGCACTCTCGAGTCTACTTAGGTACACGTTTGAATTGACGCCTTTTTTTGAACTGTACGAAGCTGATTTCGCATATGCTTTGTATGCTGGCTTTGAACTGGCCACAAATCGAAAGGTGGTTGGAAAGTTCtcatttcaaaatgttcATCTTGAAAACGAGTATAACATACTTACGGAAATTGCAAAAGATGAAAGGGCATCGAAATTTAGCCCTACTCCTATTGAGTTTACCTCTTTCCCCCATATTGATTTATCTGCTTGTATTGCTTATGACTTTGGCCACGGAGCTGAATTATCGACAAGTTATGCCTATTTTAGAGAGAACCCAGCAGAATTTGTTCGCTTTTGTATTGCAATTTGTAAATGCATTGAATACTTGCACTCAAAAGGAATGGTACATGGAGAAATACGTCTGGATAGTTTCATCCCCATAAGCTCTTACGACAATGTTTACATGCTCACTGTGGGATCAGGCGCTAGCTATTTTCataattgtttacaagCGCATAATTGGCGTAAATATTCCGAAGACTCAGAATCGATGTCCagaattttgtttatcagTCCCGAGCAAACGGGCAGAACTTCATACAGTGTCGGATATCGTACAGATATATATAGTTTAGgggttttatttttccattACCTTTCAGATTGTTCTCCTTATACGGGATCTTTTGTACAACGAATTCGATCTATTTTGACAGAACCTTTACCCGACATCAGTAAATCATGTCCCAAACTTCCgcatttgatttttaaaattattgaaaaaatgacaCGAAAAAACCCAGATGAAAGATACACTTCCTGTTCTGGTATCGTTAACGACTTGGAAGCTTGCTTGGATGATATTGACAAAGGGTTAATACTCAATGATCatgttttggaaaaaacaGGACGTACATCTTTATTCTATTTGCCTTGTTCTATATATGGTCGTGAACATGAAATCAAATTAATCAGAAAAATCTTAAGAAATTCCCCGCGCGCAATAAATCACCAAGACAAAAAGGATTTGGAGACATTTAATccatattatttaaatgcGATAGAATCTGAGAGCTCTTCTCAATCCCTCTCTTTATCCCAAAGGGCTTCTGAAGTTATGCCACTGGTAATACTTATCACAGGATGTGAGGGTATTGGAGAATCAAGCTTGATTCAAACTATTTGTGATCGACGTGAAGGGTATATGGCTATCACAAAATTTGAAGTATCACAATCAATTGTATACTCTGCGATTGTTTCAGCTGTTGCCGAGTTTATTCGGCAAATCCTTGCTGAAGATCAGCTTTTacttaataatttttttgaagagcTTAAGAATAAATTAGAATCGGATTTGTATTTGCTCGATTCGGTTTTCGATTTGGTACCAGAAATTAGAAGTTTATTACAACAGTTTTCGACTTCTTCTGGTAATACTAGAAAAACGTCTTTGTTGGGCTCGAATCATTCTAGCTATTCCGATAAACTTGGGTCTCCTACAATTCTCTCAACTTCGTTTTCACTTGCAAGGCCATATCCTGAGCCGGCTCTTGTAAGTCCTTCGACTGAAAGGCCCCCTAGGTCAAGTTTTTCTGCCGCCTTGATGACCCTGCTAAATATCATTGctagttttaaaaaagtaacgATGGTTATAGAGAATATTCATCTTGCTGATGAGtcttctttaattattcTCCAGAAAATCGTTTACTCTGATCTTCCACTTACCTTGATGATTACTTGCGATAAAGAAAACGATCATGTAATTAACAGGTTTCGTTTAGCGAATGACAGGATACACGAAATCGAGTTAAAACCACTGTCTTTTAATGCTGTGAATTCCTATGTTCAGGCTACTTTGCATCGAACCGATGATGGATTAGCAAGATTTTCTTCTTACGTTTATCACATTAGCAAAGGTGTGCCTTTACTTGTGAGAAATGTACTACTGAGTATTTATGAAAACAAGATAATTTACTTtgattggaaaaaaaatcgatgGGAAGTAAATTACGACGAAATGTACACTCTTGACAATGATTATTCTGAGCCCGATGCATTTATGACGgccaagaaaaaaatcagtAAACTGAACGACTCTTCTCGTGCTATCCTTGGTTGGGCTAGTCTTTTGGGCccatctttttcttttgcaacTGTAAAGAAGCTTTGTAAGGATACCGATAATATTGAATTAAATGTGGAGGCTCTTCAGTCCGCATTAAGAGAAGGTATAATTTACGCCACTTCTTCTGATGACACGTATACGTTTTCAAGGTCTATTTATGTTAAAGCGATGCGTGATTTGCTtaatgaagcaaaaatacAGATTATGCATGCATGTCTTATTGACGTTTGTCTTAAAAATCGAGATCGTTATAACATCTTCGATATCGCTTTTCATATCAATGCcgcttttgattttgttaagGGTGATAAACGATCTGTTGAATATTGCCATTATTTGCACTTGGCTGCCGAAGAGGCTTTAAAGATTGGAGCTAATCAAGAGGCGCTTGACTTATATAACAGatgtataaaaatgatacCACACGAAATTCCTGAGGAAAGTGATGATAGTTATATTCGCTGCCAGCTTATTGGTATGTATGTTGGATGCGCTGAAGCTTATTGGGTAAATGATAATTTCGATACAGCTTCAGAAATGTTAAAACTAGCAGAGGAGAAAGCTTGTAATAACTCGGAGGTTTTTCCTGCAAGGTTTTTGTACTCTCGGATTTTATTCGAAGGGGTGCATATAGAAGAGTGCACTCAATATGTATTATCTTGTTTGAAGCCACTTGGGTATGAGTTAAAGCGACATTCTCTCGAAGATTCAAAGTCAATTATTTCAGCACTGATCCCACGTATTATTGACAAAATTACTAAAAGCTCAGAGGAATCTCAGTCATCAACAGATGACGATGACCGGAGAATTTTCGaaatactttcttttttatacgTCGGTTCAGTCGCTACTTCTTACTTTTCAGAGACCGCAGAAATGGCCATTGATTTTGGAATAGCACAAgtcgaattttttttaagtactGTTGTCAATTCGTTCTCCGCTTTTGCCTTAGTTTATTTTGCTATTCTTGCAAATTCTTTACTTGAGCCTTCAGAAGATATTCTCTTCATCGGTAATTATGGAGAGAAACTGAATCGTGAAGCTGAGAATCctataatattttcacGTACTGAATATTTGTATGTTCAATCTCTTGGTTTTATAGACAGTACCACGAAAGAGAGAAGACTTACTATTGATTATTTGGACAGAAATTGTGTCACTTGCAGTGATAAACACGTTATTATTAGTCTGCTTTTAGTGTCATCATGGGAGAAATTTCTAACTTCCAACAACTATTCAAATTACTTGGCAGATTTTGAAACTACTCATGCGCAAATTATGGAAATGAAGCCTTGGGTTGGTGATACCTCATTAATAACACAATTAAAGCGATTTTTGATGTGCTTACAGGATAACATCAAATTGGATTTAATCAAGTCAAAGAGTTTTTTGTCGGATCATAATATCCAATTATCATCCCCAGCAGCACAAGAATCTGCGAAACTTGCATTCAGCCTTCACGGATGGATTAACTCATGGTATCTTCTGGCTCTTGTGATGCATGGTGAATGGGATATGGCTATCAGTTATGGAGAGAATTTTAAAcgtgaatttaaaaatgcgCTTTTAACTTCTTCTAGGgtatttggaatttttatgtttactTGGTCTTTGGTCAACAAGATGCTCATTTGTCCCGAATTCActaagcaaaaaaaatattatgagcagtataaagaaaatcttggattttttgataGCCTATGCATTGGTGATAACGAATGTATCACTCGtgtatattttcttttattaaaagcatGTGGTTTAATAATGAATGGGCTGAATTTTGAAGCATCAGTTATGCTGGAGGAAGTCATCTCTTTAACAGAAAAACTTgaactttttttgttacaGGCATTTGCATTTGAAACTGTTGGAAGCATTTTTGTGTCTATGGAACTATATACTTCTGCTACTCAATACTTGGAAGAGGCTATTCGAAATTATGCTGCTCTGGGtgttaaacaaaaagctaGGCATTTGAGGGATAAGTTCGGTGATTTGTTGGTTTCGAACAACTTACAGGTTTCGATTGATGAAGCTACACAAACAGATTTCCCTTTGGTGTTTAGTCCTGAGCGCTCAAGTATTGACATAAATGCTAGTAGTATGCGTTCTGAAAAAGCGTCCTTTGAGATTCCTTTTCCTGAAGAGCAGATTGATGATGATGTTTCTCCAGTAGCCCAAGATTCTTCTCTGGAAGAGTTACTTATATCTTTGGACATCATCGATCTAACCTCAGTAATGAGATCCTGCCAAACGATTGCCAGTGAAATTGAGTTGACTGGTTTGCTCTCGACTATGACACAGAGAATGTTGGAAGATTCTTCAGCTAACGCTGCTGTTATAGCAATTCGTGATGACGTTGGCTTTAAAATTGCAGCTTATCGTACGGGAGAGCTTAACGAAGTTTTTGCTCCCCCGATGCCTATTACAGAAGATCAAACGTACGTTCCTTCTAGAGTGATAAATTATGTTGTCCATACGCAAAAAGCTTTGTTTTCGAATAATATAAACCATGAATTTGATTTGCAGCAGGAGCGTTGGAATATCGAAAATCATATGGGGAGAAGCGTAATTGCTATTCCTTTATACCAAAAGAAGGAGGTTTTTGCGATACTCTACTTGCAAGGCCCTCCATCAGCATTTCATTCTCGACATATGTCGGTACTATCAATCCTTGGGGCTCAGGCAAGTTTCGCAATTGTGAATATATCTTTGTTTCATAAGGTGAAAGAGGCAACTAATGTTAATACGATTATCATTAAAGCCCAGAGAGAAGCATTAAATTTGGTGCAAAAATCGGAGGCTAAATATCGCAGCTTTGTCGATACAATGCCTTGCTTGTTATCAAAATTAgaatttgatgaagagTTAAGGATTGAGCTTTTTGGAagtttttggaaagaatATTGTGGtgaattaaatataaacgACCCAAATACATGGAAGGAATATGTTCATCTTGACGATCACCTTAAATTACAGGATTTCCTGCTCTCTCACTTGCACAATCCTCTTCCTTTTGAACTAGAAATAAGA
Above is a genomic segment from Schizosaccharomyces pombe strain 972h- genome assembly, chromosome: III containing:
- the rpl2702 gene encoding 60S ribosomal protein eL27, with product MVKILKPGKVALVTRGRFAGKKVVILQNVDQGSKSHPFGHAVVAGVERYPLKVTKSMGAKRIAKRSRVKPFIKVINYNHLMPTRYALELDNLKGLVTPTTFSEPSQRSAAKKTVKNTFEEKYQTGKSAWFFTPLRF
- the mak3 gene encoding phosphorelay sensor kinase Mak3, with amino-acid sequence MYSQHELRNKVSLALSSLLRYTFELTPFFELYEADFAYALYAGFELATNRKVVGKFSFQNVHLENEYNILTEIAKDERASKFSPTPIEFTSFPHIDLSACIAYDFGHGAELSTSYAYFRENPAEFVRFCIAICKCIEYLHSKGMVHGEIRLDSFIPISSYDNVYMLTVGSGASYFHNCLQAHNWRKYSEDSESMSRILFISPEQTGRTSYSVGYRTDIYSLGVLFFHYLSDCSPYTGSFVQRIRSILTEPLPDISKSCPKLPHLIFKIIEKMTRKNPDERYTSCSGIVNDLEACLDDIDKGLILNDHVLEKTGRTSLFYLPCSIYGREHEIKLIRKILRNSPRAINHQDKKDLETFNPYYLNAIESESSSQSLSLSQRASEVMPLVILITGCEGIGESSLIQTICDRREGYMAITKFEVSQSIVYSAIVSAVAEFIRQILAEDQLLLNNFFEELKNKLESDLYLLDSVFDLVPEIRSLLQQFSTSSGNTRKTSLLGSNHSSYSDKLGSPTILSTSFSLARPYPEPALVSPSTERPPRSSFSAALMTLLNIIASFKKVTMVIENIHLADESSLIILQKIVYSDLPLTLMITCDKENDHVINRFRLANDRIHEIELKPLSFNAVNSYVQATLHRTDDGLARFSSYVYHISKGVPLLVRNVLLSIYENKIIYFDWKKNRWEVNYDEMYTLDNDYSEPDAFMTAKKKISKLNDSSRAILGWASLLGPSFSFATVKKLCKDTDNIELNVEALQSALREGIIYATSSDDTYTFSRSIYVKAMRDLLNEAKIQIMHACLIDVCLKNRDRYNIFDIAFHINAAFDFVKGDKRSVEYCHYLHLAAEEALKIGANQEALDLYNRCIKMIPHEIPEESDDSYIRCQLIGMYVGCAEAYWVNDNFDTASEMLKLAEEKACNNSEVFPARFLYSRILFEGVHIEECTQYVLSCLKPLGYELKRHSLEDSKSIISALIPRIIDKITKSSEESQSSTDDDDRRIFEILSFLYVGSVATSYFSETAEMAIDFGIAQVEFFLSTVVNSFSAFALVYFAILANSLLEPSEDILFIGNYGEKLNREAENPIIFSRTEYLYVQSLGFIDSTTKERRLTIDYLDRNCVTCSDKHVIISLLLVSSWEKFLTSNNYSNYLADFETTHAQIMEMKPWVGDTSLITQLKRFLMCLQDNIKLDLIKSKSFLSDHNIQLSSPAAQESAKLAFSLHGWINSWYLLALVMHGEWDMAISYGENFKREFKNALLTSSRVFGIFMFTWSLVNKMLICPEFTKQKKYYEQYKENLGFFDSLCIGDNECITRVYFLLLKACGLIMNGLNFEASVMLEEVISLTEKLELFLLQAFAFETVGSIFVSMELYTSATQYLEEAIRNYAALGVKQKARHLRDKFGDLLVSNNLQVSIDEATQTDFPLVFSPERSSIDINASSMRSEKASFEIPFPEEQIDDDVSPVAQDSSLEELLISLDIIDLTSVMRSCQTIASEIELTGLLSTMTQRMLEDSSANAAVIAIRDDVGFKIAAYRTGELNEVFAPPMPITEDQTYVPSRVINYVVHTQKALFSNNINHEFDLQQERWNIENHMGRSVIAIPLYQKKEVFAILYLQGPPSAFHSRHMSVLSILGAQASFAIVNISLFHKVKEATNVNTIIIKAQREALNLVQKSEAKYRSFVDTMPCLLSKLEFDEELRIELFGSFWKEYCGELNINDPNTWKEYVHLDDHLKLQDFLLSHLHNPLPFELEIRIKRKDGVYRWNLTRCTPTTNEKNRTSFLCATIDIDDQKKARATALELARLRSNFLANISHELRTPFSGFYGMLSLLDDTNLDSEQRDIVSAARISCEMLLRVINDLLNFSKLEAGKVTLESDLEFSLESVVCDCMQSVYSACAEKGINLSYNVSPDIPFFTAGDGMKIGQMLKSILDNSVKTVNNGFIRVRAFLAGSSKKNDRDQLQIAFIVEDTREESNAIFLANMINSLNRGCNDYLPMDLSGTALGMSTCLQLCKIMGGSVSVEVSQNNPTFKICYDLKIHELGKERYDIIATPLFQNLTEFNDLIKSKVAIRVSKTSTEYDNITTYLQAARKVLHVFKGLQDLASIFDLSPDSALLRCSVVVVDVYSMDDVKAVEKILKSYPDVHVIYLCCDPSRLNIEQELQKPSGRSFACKKRWGFLQMPCTRENFLKVTLQVFKSNEDTCNFYSYVNEYGESPKPDDDMDRLNKCVGSKILIAEDNPIVRMTLKKQLEHLGMDVDAAEDGKETLQIFESHPDNYYQVCFVDYHMPVYDGLEVTRRMRKIERKHGCAPLPIFALTADMQPTMETQFQEVGITHYLSKPFKKETLIKMLLQYLVNGTDGNANTS